One Mycolicibacterium fortuitum subsp. fortuitum genomic window carries:
- a CDS encoding MFS transporter: protein MSTSLTSVEWPGHSRGSTEYRRLLAALFCAGVATFAQLYSPQAVLPLIARDMGAGAAHAALTISAATVGLALGVIPWSALADRIGRVQAMTISITAATVLGLIVPLAPSAALLLSGRFLEGLMLGGVPAVAIAYLTEEIDAGHAARAAGTYVAGTTIGGLAGRLVTGPIAEFAGWRVGVLVVAVLCGLSAFAFVKLAPPARGFTPTRSRNLGRRLAENLRSPRQLVLYSQGFLLMGGFVAMYNFLGFRLMAAPFNLPQTVVSLVFLAYLSGTWASARAGAEATRFGRKPVLLGSIATMIAGVAITLAGNVFAVLIGLLIATAGFFGAHAIASGWVGAAAGNGKAQASSLYNLFYYAGSSAIGWAGGLAFDHAGWPAVAGTVIGLAVVAGVLACTLNPSYQSSISRPYSSCGRGPK, encoded by the coding sequence GTGTCCACCTCCCTGACCTCCGTTGAATGGCCCGGGCATTCCCGCGGCTCGACCGAGTACCGGAGGCTGCTGGCCGCATTGTTCTGCGCCGGCGTCGCGACCTTCGCCCAGCTGTACTCGCCGCAGGCGGTACTCCCGTTGATCGCCCGGGACATGGGTGCCGGCGCCGCTCATGCCGCGCTGACGATCTCGGCGGCAACGGTCGGTCTGGCGCTGGGCGTGATCCCGTGGTCCGCCCTGGCCGACCGCATCGGCAGGGTCCAGGCGATGACGATATCCATCACCGCGGCAACGGTTCTCGGGCTGATCGTGCCCCTGGCGCCGAGTGCCGCGCTGCTGCTGTCCGGGCGGTTCCTCGAGGGCTTGATGCTGGGCGGGGTGCCCGCGGTGGCCATCGCCTACCTCACCGAGGAGATCGACGCCGGGCACGCCGCCCGCGCGGCAGGCACCTACGTCGCGGGCACCACCATCGGCGGGTTGGCCGGCCGGCTGGTCACCGGACCGATCGCCGAGTTCGCCGGATGGCGCGTCGGTGTCCTGGTGGTGGCCGTGCTGTGCGGTCTGTCGGCGTTCGCCTTCGTCAAACTCGCCCCGCCCGCGCGCGGTTTCACCCCGACCCGCAGCCGCAACCTGGGCCGCCGACTGGCCGAGAATCTGCGCTCACCCCGACAACTGGTGCTCTACAGCCAGGGCTTCCTGCTGATGGGCGGCTTTGTGGCGATGTACAACTTCCTGGGTTTCCGGCTGATGGCCGCACCGTTCAACTTGCCGCAGACCGTCGTCAGCCTGGTGTTCCTGGCCTACCTGTCGGGCACCTGGGCCTCGGCCAGGGCCGGCGCCGAGGCGACCCGGTTCGGCCGTAAGCCGGTGCTGCTGGGTTCCATCGCCACCATGATCGCCGGCGTCGCCATCACCTTGGCGGGCAATGTCTTCGCGGTGTTGATCGGGCTGCTGATCGCCACTGCCGGATTCTTCGGCGCGCATGCGATCGCCTCGGGCTGGGTCGGCGCCGCCGCCGGTAACGGCAAAGCACAGGCGTCCTCGCTGTACAACCTCTTCTACTACGCGGGGTCCAGCGCCATCGGTTGGGCCGGCGGCCTGGCGTTCGACCACGCCGGGTGGCCCGCGGTGGCAGGCACCGTGATCGGCCTGGCGGTGGTGGCCGGGGTGCTGGCGTGCACACTCAACCCGAGCTACCAGAGCTCGATATCCCGGCCGTACTCCTCTTGCGGACGCGGACCGAAGTAG
- a CDS encoding LysR family transcriptional regulator, protein MHLDELQWFVVLAETEHVTDAAAELGISQPTLSRALARLEEQVGVPLFDRVNRRLRLNAYGHILLEHARRSISEIRTATERIAELRDPDTGTVRLAFLHSQAGWYVPDLLRRFRTEAPRVRFGLFQGAAHEIVERLAGGEADLAITSPRPEGFRWRGLYMERLCLAVPREHRFARRSRIRLADAGAEPFVALAPDFGLRQLTDELCVEAGISPPVVFEAMEIPTMEGLVAAGFGVAVVPVPRPERAEPGAAYVPLSESSARRQIGLTWHADRPLPPAAARLAEFIMQNVHEFE, encoded by the coding sequence ATGCATCTGGACGAGCTGCAGTGGTTCGTGGTGCTCGCCGAAACCGAGCACGTCACCGACGCCGCAGCCGAACTCGGCATCAGCCAACCCACGCTGTCGCGTGCCCTGGCCCGGCTCGAGGAACAGGTGGGCGTTCCGCTGTTCGACCGGGTGAACCGGCGGCTCCGGCTCAACGCCTATGGCCACATCCTGTTGGAGCACGCCCGCCGCAGCATCAGCGAGATCCGTACGGCCACCGAGAGAATCGCCGAGTTGCGCGATCCCGACACCGGGACGGTACGGCTGGCCTTCCTACATTCGCAGGCCGGCTGGTACGTGCCGGATCTGTTGCGCCGGTTCCGGACCGAGGCTCCGCGGGTGCGCTTCGGGCTGTTCCAGGGCGCCGCCCACGAAATCGTCGAGCGTTTGGCCGGTGGTGAAGCCGACCTGGCGATCACCTCGCCGCGCCCCGAGGGCTTTCGCTGGCGCGGGTTGTACATGGAACGGTTGTGCCTGGCGGTGCCGCGTGAGCATCGTTTCGCCCGTCGATCCAGGATCCGGTTGGCCGACGCCGGCGCCGAGCCTTTCGTCGCCCTGGCACCGGACTTCGGGTTGCGGCAACTCACCGACGAATTGTGCGTAGAGGCCGGCATCTCACCCCCGGTGGTGTTCGAGGCGATGGAGATTCCGACCATGGAAGGACTGGTGGCGGCGGGTTTCGGGGTGGCGGTCGTCCCGGTGCCCCGACCGGAACGGGCCGAGCCGGGGGCCGCGTACGTTCCGCTGTCGGAGAGTTCGGCCAGACGCCAGATCGGGCTGACCTGGCATGCCGACCGCCCGCTGCCGCCCGCGGCGGCGCGCCTGGCGGAATTCATCATGCAAAATGTTCATGAGTTTGAGTAA
- a CDS encoding response regulator, whose translation MAERVRVVVGDDHPMFREGVVRALTSSGEIDVVAEADNGADALELIRTHQPQVALLDYRMPQLDGAQVAAAVSRDELPTRVLLVSAHDESAIVYTALQQGAAGFLSKESTRSELVNAVLSCAKGRDVLDPNLAAGLAGEIRRRNEPDVPVLSPREREVLDLIAKGRSIPAMAKELFLAPSTVKTHVQRLYEKLGVSDRGAAVAEAMRRRLLD comes from the coding sequence ATGGCCGAAAGGGTGCGGGTGGTCGTGGGTGATGACCATCCGATGTTCCGCGAGGGCGTGGTGCGTGCCTTGACCTCCAGCGGCGAGATCGACGTGGTCGCCGAGGCCGACAACGGCGCGGACGCACTGGAATTGATCAGGACCCACCAGCCGCAGGTGGCTCTGCTCGATTACCGGATGCCACAACTCGACGGGGCCCAGGTGGCGGCCGCGGTCAGCCGCGACGAGTTGCCCACCCGAGTGCTGTTGGTCTCCGCGCATGACGAGTCGGCGATCGTGTACACCGCGCTGCAGCAGGGCGCGGCCGGGTTCCTGTCCAAGGAATCCACCCGCAGTGAGCTGGTGAACGCGGTGCTGTCGTGCGCCAAGGGCCGTGACGTGCTCGACCCCAACCTGGCAGCCGGCCTGGCCGGTGAGATCCGTCGTCGCAACGAACCCGACGTGCCGGTGCTCAGCCCGCGCGAACGTGAGGTGCTCGACCTGATCGCCAAGGGCCGTTCCATCCCGGCGATGGCCAAGGAGCTCTTCCTGGCCCCGTCGACGGTGAAGACCCATGTGCAGCGCCTCTACGAGAAGCTCGGCGTGAGCGATCGGGGCGCGGCGGTCGCCGAGGCGATGCGCCGCCGGCTGTTGGACTGA
- a CDS encoding sensor histidine kinase has translation MAGGRVVDFFTTQPVRVSALLRLPLIGLIVVLVSVWDVDHWLPVLYAVILSVYAAAAVLWLVVVFRGPMPPWAEWASTAVDVLVLVALCAVSGGATAALLPVFFLLPISVAFQDRPWLTALLGGSTALGYLAVWILYSERDDNVGLPDIVYMHVGFLAWLAVASAALSFVLARRSARVRTLMEVRRQLVSESTRADDLRNAELAEHLHDGPLQTLLAARLDLDEIRERIPDPGLDRVHAALQETAAGLRSTVTALHPQVLAQLGLTPAVRELLRQYENRPEITVRAELEDVGQPEGQALLYRAARELLANVNKHAGATTISVGLYRSGNRVVLTVADNGTGFDTSLGARAVAEGHIGLASLQVRIDAMGGSMAISSEPGFGTQVRVTL, from the coding sequence ATGGCGGGCGGGCGTGTCGTCGATTTCTTCACCACCCAACCGGTCCGGGTCTCGGCGCTGCTGCGTCTGCCGCTGATCGGTCTGATCGTGGTGCTGGTCTCGGTGTGGGACGTCGACCACTGGCTGCCCGTCCTGTACGCGGTCATCTTGAGCGTCTACGCCGCCGCCGCCGTCCTGTGGCTGGTGGTGGTGTTCCGCGGCCCCATGCCGCCGTGGGCCGAATGGGCCTCCACCGCAGTGGATGTGCTGGTGCTGGTCGCCCTGTGCGCGGTCTCCGGCGGGGCTACCGCAGCGCTGCTGCCGGTGTTCTTCCTATTGCCGATATCCGTTGCGTTTCAAGACCGTCCGTGGTTGACCGCACTGTTGGGCGGCAGCACCGCACTGGGCTATCTCGCGGTGTGGATCCTGTATTCCGAACGTGACGACAACGTCGGTTTGCCCGACATCGTGTACATGCATGTGGGATTTCTGGCGTGGCTGGCGGTCGCGTCGGCCGCGTTGTCGTTTGTGCTCGCCCGCCGTTCGGCAAGGGTGCGGACCCTGATGGAGGTGCGTCGTCAACTGGTGTCGGAGTCCACCCGTGCCGACGATCTGCGCAATGCCGAACTGGCCGAACATCTTCACGACGGACCACTGCAGACCCTGCTCGCCGCTCGCCTGGACCTCGATGAGATCCGCGAACGCATCCCCGACCCCGGTCTTGACCGGGTGCATGCCGCGCTACAGGAGACCGCGGCCGGCCTGCGCTCCACTGTCACCGCGCTACATCCGCAGGTGCTGGCTCAGCTGGGGCTGACCCCGGCGGTGCGGGAGCTGTTGCGCCAGTATGAGAACCGCCCGGAGATCACCGTGCGGGCGGAATTGGAGGATGTCGGACAGCCCGAGGGGCAGGCGCTGCTGTACCGCGCGGCGCGCGAACTGCTGGCCAACGTCAACAAACATGCCGGGGCGACCACGATTTCGGTGGGCCTCTACCGTTCGGGGAATCGTGTCGTGCTGACCGTGGCAGACAACGGCACAGGGTTCGACACGTCGTTGGGCGCCCGAGCCGTCGCCGAGGGACACATCGGGCTGGCCTCCCTGCAGGTGCGCATCGACGCCATGGGTGGCTCGATGGCGATCAGCTCGGAGCCCGGGTTCGGCACCCAGGTCCGGGTCACGCTGTAG
- a CDS encoding LCP family protein — protein MNTPAHAASVPRHRMPRRGVRAARRAAVGLVAASVLAGTGAGWVTYHGALDGITTSNALDGGPVSAGDTENILIMGLDSRLDQHGNPLPEDVYQALHAGDETVGGYNANVLIVVHLPGDGGPATAFSIPRDDYVDLAGCDVSPCKGKVKQAYGWAYQREMESLEADSDNPSANEQQAREAGRKAEIATVRNLLGIPIDHFVEVTLGAFFEIAKAVAPITVCLNADTSDPYSGADFRQGVQEINAAQAMAFVRQRRDVNDENFTDLDRTRRQQAFIAALVSALGHSGTLNSPAGLRSLLNVVKQNVALDAGFDLASFARRASALTDKPPTLYTLPIKEFSQNSYGEDINIVDVPTIRKIVHDLVSKDDATSSSAPTSKAQTLNGHGAVLDVVNASTYSGLAAQLETTFGAHGFTEGQIGDGESLAATTTIDYGTGAEAAAQSLADELGVIANPSSEVVAGTVQLTVGTDFPGDDYLSASGDATSESSSGYDSESGSGSTWDSSSETTEETTPSTPVTTVAATATGTYTPAPTDLSQMKVSGIPCVK, from the coding sequence ATGAACACACCTGCCCACGCCGCCAGCGTCCCCCGGCACCGTATGCCGCGCCGGGGCGTGCGGGCCGCGCGCCGCGCCGCTGTCGGCCTGGTTGCGGCGTCTGTTTTGGCAGGCACCGGGGCGGGCTGGGTGACCTACCACGGGGCCCTCGACGGCATCACCACGTCCAATGCGCTCGACGGCGGCCCGGTCTCTGCGGGCGACACCGAGAACATCCTGATCATGGGGCTCGACAGCCGGCTCGATCAGCACGGCAACCCGCTGCCCGAGGATGTCTACCAGGCCCTACACGCCGGTGACGAGACCGTCGGCGGCTACAACGCCAATGTGCTGATCGTCGTGCACCTACCCGGCGACGGCGGCCCGGCCACCGCGTTCTCCATTCCCCGCGACGACTATGTGGACCTGGCCGGGTGCGATGTCTCGCCGTGCAAGGGCAAGGTCAAACAGGCCTACGGTTGGGCCTATCAACGCGAGATGGAATCGCTGGAGGCCGACTCCGACAACCCGTCGGCCAACGAGCAGCAGGCCCGTGAGGCGGGCCGCAAGGCCGAGATCGCCACGGTTCGAAACCTGCTCGGCATTCCGATCGACCATTTCGTCGAGGTCACCCTCGGCGCGTTCTTCGAGATCGCCAAGGCGGTGGCACCGATCACCGTCTGCCTCAACGCCGACACCTCGGATCCATACTCCGGGGCCGACTTCCGCCAAGGTGTGCAGGAGATCAATGCGGCCCAGGCGATGGCGTTCGTACGTCAGCGTCGCGACGTCAACGACGAGAACTTCACCGACCTCGACCGCACCCGCCGTCAGCAGGCGTTCATCGCCGCATTGGTATCCGCGCTGGGCCACAGCGGAACGCTGAACAGCCCGGCCGGATTGCGCAGCCTGCTGAACGTGGTCAAGCAGAACGTCGCCCTGGATGCCGGATTCGACCTGGCCAGTTTCGCCCGGCGGGCCTCCGCGCTGACCGACAAACCGCCGACGCTCTACACCCTGCCCATCAAGGAGTTCAGCCAGAACTCCTACGGCGAGGACATCAACATCGTGGATGTGCCGACCATCCGCAAGATCGTGCACGATCTCGTGTCCAAGGACGACGCCACGTCGTCATCCGCACCCACCAGCAAGGCTCAGACGCTCAACGGCCACGGGGCCGTCCTCGACGTGGTCAACGCGTCCACGTACAGCGGATTGGCGGCACAGCTCGAGACCACGTTCGGCGCCCACGGGTTCACGGAGGGCCAGATCGGTGACGGCGAATCTCTGGCCGCCACCACCACGATCGATTACGGGACCGGCGCCGAGGCCGCCGCGCAATCGTTGGCCGATGAGCTGGGCGTGATCGCGAACCCGTCGTCGGAGGTGGTGGCGGGCACGGTGCAGCTGACCGTGGGGACCGATTTCCCCGGCGACGATTACCTGTCCGCATCCGGTGATGCGACCTCGGAAAGCTCATCGGGATACGACTCGGAGTCGGGGTCCGGTTCCACCTGGGACTCGAGCAGTGAGACGACGGAAGAGACCACACCCAGCACCCCTGTCACGACCGTGGCCGCCACCGCGACCGGCACCTACACTCCGGCACCCACCGACCTGAGCCAGATGAAGGTTTCCGGTATCCCCTGCGTCAAATAG
- a CDS encoding alpha/beta fold hydrolase, whose translation MKLRIAVGVLLLAVVALLLNELVATKEHRRAEPFAGGHVLELHGPDLNVREYGPPGDRAVVLLHGYSASIEWWDQVAAPLARDQRVIAIDLVGHGGSEAPGDGAAYASAAQAAAVREALEALGVRHAVLVGHSMGGTVSAELARQDPELVDKVVVSDTPGADDLVSMPLLGRMVCWPVIGPALDLFRGVDAISEGSLQTGFAASYHVPDFAHRSLERLTYAGLCDSTEGTHPTAETLAALHKPVLVLWGDEDVLTPTAPNVERYTAAGLPPVMIKGSGHTPMVEQPDQFLAEVTGFIKTPAPAR comes from the coding sequence ATGAAATTGCGCATCGCCGTCGGCGTGCTGCTGTTGGCCGTGGTGGCGTTGCTGCTGAACGAACTGGTGGCGACCAAGGAGCACCGCCGGGCCGAGCCATTCGCGGGTGGTCATGTGCTGGAACTGCACGGTCCGGACCTCAATGTGCGCGAGTACGGGCCGCCGGGGGACCGCGCGGTGGTGTTGCTGCACGGGTACTCGGCCTCCATCGAGTGGTGGGATCAGGTGGCCGCACCACTGGCCCGCGACCAGCGGGTGATCGCCATCGATCTGGTCGGCCACGGCGGCTCGGAGGCGCCCGGCGACGGCGCCGCGTACGCCTCGGCCGCACAGGCCGCAGCGGTGCGGGAAGCGCTTGAGGCGCTCGGTGTGCGGCACGCTGTGCTGGTGGGGCATTCGATGGGAGGGACGGTCTCGGCCGAACTGGCCCGGCAGGATCCGGAACTGGTGGACAAGGTCGTGGTTTCGGACACCCCGGGCGCCGACGATCTGGTCAGCATGCCGTTGCTCGGCAGGATGGTGTGCTGGCCGGTGATCGGGCCGGCGTTGGATCTGTTCCGCGGAGTCGACGCGATCAGCGAGGGCTCACTGCAGACCGGTTTCGCTGCGAGCTACCACGTACCCGACTTCGCGCACCGCTCCTTGGAGCGACTCACCTACGCCGGGTTGTGTGACTCCACCGAAGGGACGCATCCGACGGCGGAAACGCTTGCCGCCCTTCACAAGCCGGTGCTGGTGCTGTGGGGCGACGAGGATGTGCTGACCCCGACGGCGCCCAATGTCGAGCGTTACACCGCAGCCGGGTTACCGCCCGTAATGATCAAGGGGTCCGGACATACGCCGATGGTCGAGCAGCCCGATCAGTTCCTGGCCGAGGTGACGGGCTTCATCAAGACCCCAGCGCCCGCGAGATGA
- a CDS encoding acyl-CoA dehydrogenase family protein: MPVDRLLPSDEARDLIALTRDVADKVLDPIVDEYERDEKYPDGVMAQLGAAGLLSLPQPEEWGGGGQPYEVYLQVLEEIAARWAAIGVAVSVHSLSSHPLLAFGTEEQKQRWLPGMLSGEQIGAYSLSEPQAGSDAAALNCKATRDGDHYVLNGSKAWITHGGKAHFYSLFARTAEGSKGISCFLVPGDLEGLSFGKPEEKMGLHAVPTTSAFYDNARLDADRLIGTEGQGLSIAFSALDSGRLGIAAVAVGIAQAALDEAVRYANERTTFGRKIVDHQGLGFLLADMSAAVVSARATYLDAARRRDLGLPYSSQASVAKLIATDAAMKVTTDAVQVFGGVGYTRDFRVERYMREAKITQIFEGTNQIQRLVISRALGS, translated from the coding sequence ATGCCGGTTGACCGCCTCCTTCCCTCTGACGAAGCTCGTGACCTGATCGCGCTGACCCGCGATGTCGCCGACAAGGTTCTCGACCCGATCGTCGACGAGTACGAGCGCGACGAGAAGTACCCCGACGGGGTCATGGCCCAGCTCGGGGCGGCGGGCCTGCTGAGCCTGCCTCAGCCCGAGGAGTGGGGCGGCGGCGGCCAGCCCTACGAGGTCTATCTGCAGGTTCTCGAAGAGATCGCCGCGCGGTGGGCTGCGATCGGCGTCGCGGTGAGCGTGCACAGCCTCTCGTCGCACCCGCTACTGGCCTTCGGCACCGAGGAACAGAAGCAGCGCTGGCTGCCCGGCATGCTCTCCGGTGAGCAGATCGGTGCCTACAGCTTGTCCGAGCCGCAGGCCGGCTCGGATGCCGCGGCCCTCAACTGCAAGGCCACGCGCGATGGCGACCACTACGTTCTCAACGGATCCAAAGCGTGGATCACCCATGGCGGCAAGGCCCATTTCTACTCCCTGTTCGCCCGCACCGCGGAGGGCTCCAAGGGCATCTCCTGCTTCCTGGTGCCCGGCGATCTCGAGGGTCTGAGCTTCGGCAAACCCGAGGAGAAGATGGGTCTGCACGCGGTCCCGACCACCTCGGCGTTCTACGACAACGCCCGCCTCGACGCCGACCGCCTGATCGGCACCGAGGGCCAGGGCCTGTCGATCGCGTTCTCGGCGTTGGATTCCGGCCGGCTCGGCATCGCCGCGGTCGCAGTCGGGATCGCGCAGGCCGCTCTGGACGAAGCCGTCCGGTACGCCAACGAGCGAACCACGTTCGGCCGCAAGATCGTCGACCATCAGGGCCTCGGTTTCCTGCTGGCCGACATGTCCGCCGCGGTGGTCAGCGCCCGCGCCACCTACCTGGATGCCGCGCGTCGTCGCGACCTCGGATTGCCCTACTCGAGCCAGGCCAGCGTCGCCAAGCTGATCGCCACCGACGCCGCCATGAAGGTCACCACCGATGCCGTGCAGGTGTTCGGCGGCGTCGGCTACACCCGCGACTTCCGGGTGGAGCGCTACATGCGCGAAGCAAAGATCACCCAGATCTTCGAAGGCACCAATCAGATCCAGCGTCTGGTCATCTCGCGGGCGCTGGGGTCTTGA
- a CDS encoding PQQ-binding-like beta-propeller repeat protein — protein sequence MTYPPAGFPPPSGPYSTPDPFQGTPFPANPNPFQQAGPPPPAPSPFGQEAWQAPVFQAGYGQAPPPPEPPRGNKRWLVITVVVAVVIAAAGTGTLLWWLNARGGESGGTAAASTLPTSVPPLGALRPPRDQLVPSLEKPLDKPRWTFRPESSRNNILGGDTYTVVVSVDNYGGNEGVLAVDAGNGQPRWPKPVMPASLQGRDLGSMFSKCVIDRAATTIGCAFGTGVGSAETDKGIALVFLDTATGAEKNTTKVPGTYWGHIRGMYSAGNGFVAVLDDEVVGYRADGSESWRAPYQRLDPTSAGHDNVAVYGDQGIVVILDGRTLDADTGNPILQGASSVGSAAFASGFGLSDAVMINFYDFTGKKTASIPSDGFTFIDGFGINGHHWSVGLDLQTPGSSGLYYPLAYNKTTGDLRAFDPASGRILWNRHIDQDASRGIAAYGNGTTCFIALRDESVVRVKVQTCETDSDNPFIEVPTKIDLGTYFTFLGSDGQRMLFGIDSDHNDEVVAIDGTGGQEVWRKKSDPNLAVSLWAGNGLYSTYDGVCRWL from the coding sequence ATGACCTACCCGCCCGCGGGATTTCCGCCGCCGTCCGGACCGTATTCGACGCCGGACCCGTTCCAAGGCACGCCTTTCCCGGCGAACCCCAACCCCTTCCAGCAAGCCGGCCCGCCGCCGCCGGCCCCGAGCCCGTTCGGGCAAGAAGCGTGGCAGGCTCCCGTTTTCCAGGCGGGATACGGACAGGCGCCTCCGCCTCCGGAACCGCCGCGAGGTAACAAGCGGTGGTTGGTGATCACGGTGGTGGTTGCCGTGGTCATCGCAGCCGCAGGCACCGGGACGCTGCTGTGGTGGCTGAACGCCCGAGGCGGCGAATCCGGCGGCACGGCCGCAGCATCGACGCTACCGACGTCAGTTCCGCCATTGGGCGCCCTGCGACCACCGCGCGATCAACTCGTGCCTTCGCTCGAAAAGCCACTCGATAAACCGCGATGGACCTTCCGACCAGAGAGCTCCAGAAACAACATCTTGGGCGGCGACACCTACACCGTGGTGGTCAGCGTCGACAACTACGGCGGCAACGAGGGTGTGCTCGCGGTGGACGCGGGGAACGGGCAGCCACGCTGGCCGAAGCCGGTCATGCCGGCCAGCCTGCAAGGGCGCGACCTCGGCAGCATGTTCTCGAAGTGCGTCATCGATCGGGCCGCCACGACCATCGGATGTGCCTTCGGTACCGGTGTCGGTTCCGCTGAGACCGACAAAGGGATCGCGCTCGTGTTCCTCGATACGGCAACAGGAGCCGAGAAGAACACGACGAAGGTGCCCGGGACGTACTGGGGACACATCAGAGGGATGTACAGCGCCGGCAACGGGTTCGTCGCCGTGCTCGACGATGAGGTTGTCGGTTACCGAGCGGACGGCTCGGAGTCTTGGCGAGCGCCCTACCAGCGATTGGATCCGACGTCGGCCGGCCACGACAACGTCGCCGTATATGGCGATCAGGGCATCGTCGTGATCCTCGACGGCCGAACGCTCGACGCCGATACCGGCAACCCCATCCTCCAGGGCGCAAGCTCGGTCGGAAGCGCTGCATTCGCGTCGGGGTTCGGGTTGTCCGACGCGGTGATGATCAACTTCTACGATTTCACCGGAAAGAAGACAGCAAGCATCCCGAGTGACGGCTTCACGTTCATCGACGGATTCGGAATCAACGGTCACCACTGGTCGGTCGGCCTGGATCTCCAAACTCCCGGGTCATCGGGCCTGTACTACCCGCTCGCCTACAACAAGACCACCGGCGACCTGCGTGCCTTCGACCCGGCATCTGGCCGCATCCTCTGGAACCGGCACATCGATCAAGACGCGTCGCGCGGCATCGCCGCCTATGGGAACGGAACCACGTGTTTCATCGCGCTACGTGATGAGAGCGTGGTGCGGGTGAAGGTGCAGACGTGTGAAACCGACAGCGACAACCCGTTCATCGAGGTGCCGACGAAAATCGACCTCGGCACGTACTTCACGTTCCTCGGGTCCGACGGTCAGCGCATGCTGTTCGGCATCGACAGCGACCACAACGACGAAGTGGTGGCGATCGACGGGACCGGGGGCCAAGAAGTGTGGCGGAAGAAGTCTGATCCCAATTTGGCCGTGTCACTCTGGGCGGGCAACGGGTTGTATTCCACGTACGACGGGGTGTGCCGCTGGTTGTGA
- a CDS encoding ROK family transcriptional regulator: protein MLHLLHRQRVVHLLRTEGPLARADLADRLGLSRPSITTLVGELIDDGTLVELDSRVEGPGYRGRPRKLLGCNPQARRVIGIWIDERRARVALADATGNISHEDETPTAGRTSASVIRSVIRIAKQLIEESADGPVAAAGICLPGFIDTAKGFVVESKALGWSEVELGKPISRSLGIPTAVLDSTQAMTLAETIAGEAREVSSALVLDCGGHVNVGLIIGGRPYSGATGVAGAIGHMPFPGSDAKCNCGRTGCVDAGMSLHAMQSVAPETEGLPLKDIDLDTVAQKTARNPAAQNTIRDVLDRIAHTAILMEALVDPEILILTGLITEFEELIVALEARIDEIRPPERNGRTTTVRSHIGRDYRVAVIVALQQLDPDIAGLLRSPAS from the coding sequence GTGTTGCATCTGCTGCACCGCCAGCGCGTCGTTCATCTGTTACGTACCGAGGGTCCGTTGGCCCGGGCCGATCTGGCTGATCGGCTCGGTCTGAGCCGCCCCTCCATCACCACCCTCGTTGGCGAACTCATCGACGACGGAACCCTCGTCGAATTGGATTCCCGCGTCGAGGGTCCGGGTTACCGGGGCCGGCCCCGCAAACTTCTGGGTTGCAACCCACAGGCGCGTCGGGTCATCGGCATCTGGATCGACGAACGTCGCGCGCGCGTCGCCCTCGCCGATGCGACCGGCAACATCTCGCACGAAGACGAGACGCCCACGGCCGGGAGAACCTCGGCCTCGGTGATCCGGTCGGTCATCCGGATCGCCAAACAGCTGATCGAAGAATCCGCCGATGGCCCGGTTGCCGCCGCGGGCATCTGCCTACCCGGTTTCATCGACACCGCAAAGGGATTCGTGGTCGAATCGAAGGCTCTCGGCTGGTCCGAAGTAGAGCTGGGCAAGCCGATCTCGCGTTCCCTCGGAATCCCGACCGCCGTGCTGGATTCGACGCAGGCCATGACACTTGCCGAAACGATTGCCGGCGAAGCCAGGGAAGTCAGTTCCGCGCTGGTGCTCGACTGCGGAGGCCACGTCAACGTCGGGTTGATCATCGGAGGACGACCGTACTCCGGCGCGACCGGTGTCGCCGGAGCAATCGGACACATGCCGTTCCCGGGGAGCGACGCGAAGTGCAATTGCGGCAGAACCGGCTGCGTGGACGCCGGAATGTCGCTGCACGCCATGCAATCTGTCGCCCCCGAGACCGAAGGCCTGCCGCTGAAAGACATCGACCTGGACACAGTGGCGCAGAAAACAGCTCGAAACCCCGCCGCCCAGAACACCATCCGTGATGTGCTGGATCGGATCGCACATACCGCAATCCTCATGGAAGCGCTCGTCGACCCGGAAATCCTGATCCTGACCGGCCTCATCACCGAGTTCGAGGAACTCATCGTCGCCCTTGAAGCACGTATCGACGAGATCAGACCACCCGAGAGGAATGGCCGTACCACCACCGTTCGCTCACACATCGGTCGCGACTACCGGGTGGCGGTCATCGTCGCCCTGCAGCAACTCGATCCCGACATCGCCGGGCTGTTGCGCTCCCCGGCTTCGTAG